Proteins encoded in a region of the Tachyglossus aculeatus isolate mTacAcu1 chromosome 11, mTacAcu1.pri, whole genome shotgun sequence genome:
- the QTRT2 gene encoding queuine tRNA-ribosyltransferase accessory subunit 2 isoform X4, whose amino-acid sequence MTRCRPSMASRLWSSSLYPRCMPEAVHYCSLHDPAHPCPAGYISNKTVSVWGVGGRLEMTPTRFMDIQRVLQPDWFQCLSDGEALQGDVSSEKRARKSVDRSLAFLDECLQLREKSAVLRQSVPIGVIEGGDVLEERLRSARETAKRPVGGFLLDGFQGSAMTPETRRQLVRSVTAQLPDDKPRLICGVGRPDEVLECVEAGVDLFESFFPYQVTERGCALSFCFECRPDPEEAGVGPNGVQAEGRKWDPSEERNDSACHKDITSFEIHLKDKRYQDDFGPLVPGCACYCCQNHSRAYVHHLLVTNELLAGVLLMIHNFQHYFGFFRSIREALRDEKLGRLQDLIRRQAA is encoded by the exons ATGACACGCTGCAGGCCGTCCATGGCGTCCCGGCTGTGGTCCAGCTCACTCTACCCAcgct GTATGCCAGAGGCGGTGCACTACTGTTCTCTCCACGATCCCGCCCACCCCTGTCCCGCCGGGTACATCAGCAACAAG ACAGTGTCGGTGTGGGGTGTCGGCGGGCGCTTGGAGATGACTCCCACCAGGTTCATGGACATCCAGAGGGTCCTACAGCCAGACTGGTTCCAGTGCCTCTCAGATGGGGAGGCCCTGCAGGGGGACGTGTCCTCAGAAAAGAGAGCCCGGAAGTCGGTGGACCGCTCCCTGGCCTTCCTGGATGAATGCTTGCAGCTCAGGGAAAAGTCAGCG GTCCTCAGGCAGAGCGTGCCCATCGGCGTGATCGAAGGCGGGGACGTGCTGGAGGAGCGGCTGCGCTCGGCTCGTGAGACGGCCAAGCGTCCCGTTGGCGGCTTCCTCCTGGACGGGTTCCAGGGCTCGGCCATGACCCCGGAGACGAGGCGGCAGCTGGTCCGCTCCGTCACCGCCCAGCTGCCGGACGACAAGCCCAG GCTCATCTGCGGGGTCGGCCGTCCGGATGAAGTGCTGGAGTGTGTGGAGGCTGGGGTGGACTTGTTTGAGAGCTTTTTCCCCTACCAGGTAACGGAGCGTGGCTGTGCCTTGTCCTTCTGCTTCGAGTGCCGGCCGGACCCTGAGGAGGCAG GGGTGGGCCCCAATGGGGTCCAGGCCGAGGGAAGGAAGTGGGACCCGTCGGAGGAGAGGAACGACTCTGCCTGTCACAAAGATATCACATCGTTCGAGATTCACCTGAAGGATAAGAG GTACCAGGATGATTTTGGCCCCTTGGTGCCAGGCTGTGCCTGCTACTGCTGCCAGAATCACAGCCGCGCCTACGTCCACCACCTCCTGGTGACCAACGAGCTGCTGGCCGGGGTCCTGCTAATGATCCACAACTTCCAGCATTACTTCGGCTTCTTCCGCTCCATACGCGAGGCCCTGAGGGATGAGAAGCTGGGCCGGCTGCAGGACCTCATCCGCCGGCAGGCGGCCTGA
- the QTRT2 gene encoding queuine tRNA-ribosyltransferase accessory subunit 2 isoform X3, whose product MKLSLSKVVNGCRLGVLTSLGKKGDQMMEFPGCLLYTKTGSAPHLTHDTLQAVHGVPAVVQLTLPTLAEYHEILEEYKEGIGNFIGMPEAVHYCSLHDPAHPCPAGYISNKTVSVWGVGGRLEMTPTRFMDIQRVLQPDWFQCLSDGEALQGDVSSEKRARKSVDRSLAFLDECLQLREKSAVLRQSVPIGVIEGGDVLEERLRSARETAKRPVGGFLLDGFQGSAMTPETRRQLVRSVTAQLPDDKPRLICGVGRPDEVLECVEAGVDLFESFFPYQVTERGCALSFCFECRPDPEEAGVGPNGVQAEGRKWDPSEERNDSACHKDITSFEIHLKDKRYQDDFGPLVPGCACYCCQNHSRAYVHHLLVTNELLAGVLLMIHNFQHYFGFFRSIREALRDEKLGRLQDLIRRQAA is encoded by the exons ATGAAGTTGAGCCTATCCAAAGTGGTTAACGGTTGTCGCCTGGGGGTCCTGACCAGCCTGGGCAAGAAGGGAGACCAGATGATGGAGTTTCCCGGCTGCCTGCTCTACACCAAGACTGGCTCTGCCCCTCACCTGACGCATGACACGCTGCAGGCCGTCCATGGCGTCCCGGCTGTGGTCCAGCTCACTCTACCCAcgct GGCAGAGTACCACGAGATCTTGGAGGAGTATAAGGAAGGGATCGGGAACTTCATAG GTATGCCAGAGGCGGTGCACTACTGTTCTCTCCACGATCCCGCCCACCCCTGTCCCGCCGGGTACATCAGCAACAAG ACAGTGTCGGTGTGGGGTGTCGGCGGGCGCTTGGAGATGACTCCCACCAGGTTCATGGACATCCAGAGGGTCCTACAGCCAGACTGGTTCCAGTGCCTCTCAGATGGGGAGGCCCTGCAGGGGGACGTGTCCTCAGAAAAGAGAGCCCGGAAGTCGGTGGACCGCTCCCTGGCCTTCCTGGATGAATGCTTGCAGCTCAGGGAAAAGTCAGCG GTCCTCAGGCAGAGCGTGCCCATCGGCGTGATCGAAGGCGGGGACGTGCTGGAGGAGCGGCTGCGCTCGGCTCGTGAGACGGCCAAGCGTCCCGTTGGCGGCTTCCTCCTGGACGGGTTCCAGGGCTCGGCCATGACCCCGGAGACGAGGCGGCAGCTGGTCCGCTCCGTCACCGCCCAGCTGCCGGACGACAAGCCCAG GCTCATCTGCGGGGTCGGCCGTCCGGATGAAGTGCTGGAGTGTGTGGAGGCTGGGGTGGACTTGTTTGAGAGCTTTTTCCCCTACCAGGTAACGGAGCGTGGCTGTGCCTTGTCCTTCTGCTTCGAGTGCCGGCCGGACCCTGAGGAGGCAG GGGTGGGCCCCAATGGGGTCCAGGCCGAGGGAAGGAAGTGGGACCCGTCGGAGGAGAGGAACGACTCTGCCTGTCACAAAGATATCACATCGTTCGAGATTCACCTGAAGGATAAGAG GTACCAGGATGATTTTGGCCCCTTGGTGCCAGGCTGTGCCTGCTACTGCTGCCAGAATCACAGCCGCGCCTACGTCCACCACCTCCTGGTGACCAACGAGCTGCTGGCCGGGGTCCTGCTAATGATCCACAACTTCCAGCATTACTTCGGCTTCTTCCGCTCCATACGCGAGGCCCTGAGGGATGAGAAGCTGGGCCGGCTGCAGGACCTCATCCGCCGGCAGGCGGCCTGA
- the QTRT2 gene encoding queuine tRNA-ribosyltransferase accessory subunit 2 isoform X5 — MPEAVHYCSLHDPAHPCPAGYISNKTVSVWGVGGRLEMTPTRFMDIQRVLQPDWFQCLSDGEALQGDVSSEKRARKSVDRSLAFLDECLQLREKSAVLRQSVPIGVIEGGDVLEERLRSARETAKRPVGGFLLDGFQGSAMTPETRRQLVRSVTAQLPDDKPRLICGVGRPDEVLECVEAGVDLFESFFPYQVTERGCALSFCFECRPDPEEAGVGPNGVQAEGRKWDPSEERNDSACHKDITSFEIHLKDKRYQDDFGPLVPGCACYCCQNHSRAYVHHLLVTNELLAGVLLMIHNFQHYFGFFRSIREALRDEKLGRLQDLIRRQAA, encoded by the exons ATGCCAGAGGCGGTGCACTACTGTTCTCTCCACGATCCCGCCCACCCCTGTCCCGCCGGGTACATCAGCAACAAG ACAGTGTCGGTGTGGGGTGTCGGCGGGCGCTTGGAGATGACTCCCACCAGGTTCATGGACATCCAGAGGGTCCTACAGCCAGACTGGTTCCAGTGCCTCTCAGATGGGGAGGCCCTGCAGGGGGACGTGTCCTCAGAAAAGAGAGCCCGGAAGTCGGTGGACCGCTCCCTGGCCTTCCTGGATGAATGCTTGCAGCTCAGGGAAAAGTCAGCG GTCCTCAGGCAGAGCGTGCCCATCGGCGTGATCGAAGGCGGGGACGTGCTGGAGGAGCGGCTGCGCTCGGCTCGTGAGACGGCCAAGCGTCCCGTTGGCGGCTTCCTCCTGGACGGGTTCCAGGGCTCGGCCATGACCCCGGAGACGAGGCGGCAGCTGGTCCGCTCCGTCACCGCCCAGCTGCCGGACGACAAGCCCAG GCTCATCTGCGGGGTCGGCCGTCCGGATGAAGTGCTGGAGTGTGTGGAGGCTGGGGTGGACTTGTTTGAGAGCTTTTTCCCCTACCAGGTAACGGAGCGTGGCTGTGCCTTGTCCTTCTGCTTCGAGTGCCGGCCGGACCCTGAGGAGGCAG GGGTGGGCCCCAATGGGGTCCAGGCCGAGGGAAGGAAGTGGGACCCGTCGGAGGAGAGGAACGACTCTGCCTGTCACAAAGATATCACATCGTTCGAGATTCACCTGAAGGATAAGAG GTACCAGGATGATTTTGGCCCCTTGGTGCCAGGCTGTGCCTGCTACTGCTGCCAGAATCACAGCCGCGCCTACGTCCACCACCTCCTGGTGACCAACGAGCTGCTGGCCGGGGTCCTGCTAATGATCCACAACTTCCAGCATTACTTCGGCTTCTTCCGCTCCATACGCGAGGCCCTGAGGGATGAGAAGCTGGGCCGGCTGCAGGACCTCATCCGCCGGCAGGCGGCCTGA
- the QTRT2 gene encoding queuine tRNA-ribosyltransferase accessory subunit 2 isoform X2, whose amino-acid sequence MTGRGLLIGSSLRRSAAEGGLRLSRRSNLLAILRNLLAGDSRARMKLSLSKVVNGCRLGVLTSLGKKGDQMMEFPGCLLYTKTGSAPHLTHDTLQAVHGVPAVVQLTLPTLAEYHEILEEYKEGIGNFIGMPEAVHYCSLHDPAHPCPAGYISNKTVSVWGVGGRLEMTPTRFMDIQRVLQPDWFQCLSDGEALQGDVSSEKRARKSVDRSLAFLDECLQLREKSAVLRQSVPIGVIEGGDVLEERLRSARETAKRPVGGFLLDGFQGSAMTPETRRQLVRSVTAQLPDDKPRLICGVGRPDEVLECVEAGVDLFESFFPYQVTERGCALSFCFECRPDPEEAGVGPNGVQAEGRKWDPSEERNDSACHKDITSFEIHLKDKRLCLLLLPESQPRLRPPPPGDQRAAGRGPANDPQLPALLRLLPLHTRGPEG is encoded by the exons ATGACGGGCCGCGGCCTCTTGATTGGCTCGTCGCTGAGGAGGTCGGCGGCGGAGGGGGGCCTGCGGCTGAGCcg CCGCTCGAATTTGCTGGCCATACTTAGGAACTTGTTGGCGGGCGACAGCAGGGCCAGGATGAAGTTGAGCCTATCCAAAGTGGTTAACGGTTGTCGCCTGGGGGTCCTGACCAGCCTGGGCAAGAAGGGAGACCAGATGATGGAGTTTCCCGGCTGCCTGCTCTACACCAAGACTGGCTCTGCCCCTCACCTGACGCATGACACGCTGCAGGCCGTCCATGGCGTCCCGGCTGTGGTCCAGCTCACTCTACCCAcgct GGCAGAGTACCACGAGATCTTGGAGGAGTATAAGGAAGGGATCGGGAACTTCATAG GTATGCCAGAGGCGGTGCACTACTGTTCTCTCCACGATCCCGCCCACCCCTGTCCCGCCGGGTACATCAGCAACAAG ACAGTGTCGGTGTGGGGTGTCGGCGGGCGCTTGGAGATGACTCCCACCAGGTTCATGGACATCCAGAGGGTCCTACAGCCAGACTGGTTCCAGTGCCTCTCAGATGGGGAGGCCCTGCAGGGGGACGTGTCCTCAGAAAAGAGAGCCCGGAAGTCGGTGGACCGCTCCCTGGCCTTCCTGGATGAATGCTTGCAGCTCAGGGAAAAGTCAGCG GTCCTCAGGCAGAGCGTGCCCATCGGCGTGATCGAAGGCGGGGACGTGCTGGAGGAGCGGCTGCGCTCGGCTCGTGAGACGGCCAAGCGTCCCGTTGGCGGCTTCCTCCTGGACGGGTTCCAGGGCTCGGCCATGACCCCGGAGACGAGGCGGCAGCTGGTCCGCTCCGTCACCGCCCAGCTGCCGGACGACAAGCCCAG GCTCATCTGCGGGGTCGGCCGTCCGGATGAAGTGCTGGAGTGTGTGGAGGCTGGGGTGGACTTGTTTGAGAGCTTTTTCCCCTACCAGGTAACGGAGCGTGGCTGTGCCTTGTCCTTCTGCTTCGAGTGCCGGCCGGACCCTGAGGAGGCAG GGGTGGGCCCCAATGGGGTCCAGGCCGAGGGAAGGAAGTGGGACCCGTCGGAGGAGAGGAACGACTCTGCCTGTCACAAAGATATCACATCGTTCGAGATTCACCTGAAGGATAAGAG GCTGTGCCTGCTACTGCTGCCAGAATCACAGCCGCGCCTACGTCCACCACCTCCTGGTGACCAACGAGCTGCTGGCCGGGGTCCTGCTAATGATCCACAACTTCCAGCATTACTTCGGCTTCTTCCGCTCCATACGCGAGGCCCTGAGGGATGA
- the QTRT2 gene encoding queuine tRNA-ribosyltransferase accessory subunit 2 isoform X1, with the protein MTGRGLLIGSSLRRSAAEGGLRLSRRSNLLAILRNLLAGDSRARMKLSLSKVVNGCRLGVLTSLGKKGDQMMEFPGCLLYTKTGSAPHLTHDTLQAVHGVPAVVQLTLPTLAEYHEILEEYKEGIGNFIGMPEAVHYCSLHDPAHPCPAGYISNKTVSVWGVGGRLEMTPTRFMDIQRVLQPDWFQCLSDGEALQGDVSSEKRARKSVDRSLAFLDECLQLREKSAVLRQSVPIGVIEGGDVLEERLRSARETAKRPVGGFLLDGFQGSAMTPETRRQLVRSVTAQLPDDKPRLICGVGRPDEVLECVEAGVDLFESFFPYQVTERGCALSFCFECRPDPEEAGVGPNGVQAEGRKWDPSEERNDSACHKDITSFEIHLKDKRYQDDFGPLVPGCACYCCQNHSRAYVHHLLVTNELLAGVLLMIHNFQHYFGFFRSIREALRDEKLGRLQDLIRRQAA; encoded by the exons ATGACGGGCCGCGGCCTCTTGATTGGCTCGTCGCTGAGGAGGTCGGCGGCGGAGGGGGGCCTGCGGCTGAGCcg CCGCTCGAATTTGCTGGCCATACTTAGGAACTTGTTGGCGGGCGACAGCAGGGCCAGGATGAAGTTGAGCCTATCCAAAGTGGTTAACGGTTGTCGCCTGGGGGTCCTGACCAGCCTGGGCAAGAAGGGAGACCAGATGATGGAGTTTCCCGGCTGCCTGCTCTACACCAAGACTGGCTCTGCCCCTCACCTGACGCATGACACGCTGCAGGCCGTCCATGGCGTCCCGGCTGTGGTCCAGCTCACTCTACCCAcgct GGCAGAGTACCACGAGATCTTGGAGGAGTATAAGGAAGGGATCGGGAACTTCATAG GTATGCCAGAGGCGGTGCACTACTGTTCTCTCCACGATCCCGCCCACCCCTGTCCCGCCGGGTACATCAGCAACAAG ACAGTGTCGGTGTGGGGTGTCGGCGGGCGCTTGGAGATGACTCCCACCAGGTTCATGGACATCCAGAGGGTCCTACAGCCAGACTGGTTCCAGTGCCTCTCAGATGGGGAGGCCCTGCAGGGGGACGTGTCCTCAGAAAAGAGAGCCCGGAAGTCGGTGGACCGCTCCCTGGCCTTCCTGGATGAATGCTTGCAGCTCAGGGAAAAGTCAGCG GTCCTCAGGCAGAGCGTGCCCATCGGCGTGATCGAAGGCGGGGACGTGCTGGAGGAGCGGCTGCGCTCGGCTCGTGAGACGGCCAAGCGTCCCGTTGGCGGCTTCCTCCTGGACGGGTTCCAGGGCTCGGCCATGACCCCGGAGACGAGGCGGCAGCTGGTCCGCTCCGTCACCGCCCAGCTGCCGGACGACAAGCCCAG GCTCATCTGCGGGGTCGGCCGTCCGGATGAAGTGCTGGAGTGTGTGGAGGCTGGGGTGGACTTGTTTGAGAGCTTTTTCCCCTACCAGGTAACGGAGCGTGGCTGTGCCTTGTCCTTCTGCTTCGAGTGCCGGCCGGACCCTGAGGAGGCAG GGGTGGGCCCCAATGGGGTCCAGGCCGAGGGAAGGAAGTGGGACCCGTCGGAGGAGAGGAACGACTCTGCCTGTCACAAAGATATCACATCGTTCGAGATTCACCTGAAGGATAAGAG GTACCAGGATGATTTTGGCCCCTTGGTGCCAGGCTGTGCCTGCTACTGCTGCCAGAATCACAGCCGCGCCTACGTCCACCACCTCCTGGTGACCAACGAGCTGCTGGCCGGGGTCCTGCTAATGATCCACAACTTCCAGCATTACTTCGGCTTCTTCCGCTCCATACGCGAGGCCCTGAGGGATGAGAAGCTGGGCCGGCTGCAGGACCTCATCCGCCGGCAGGCGGCCTGA